One Nocardioides aromaticivorans genomic window carries:
- a CDS encoding amino acid ABC transporter permease, which yields MKRSTKRRLVVWGVNLSVLAVVVALLLLIDWPNFRANFWNPGGVSGDQSNWGDLITIGAVNTVKYTAIAFAGGLAFAVVLSLMRLSPIATLRWLATAYVEFFRGLPALLVIIFMGFGLPIAIGWSPPGGVVGAGLLALIMVASAYMAETLRAGIQAVPKGQTEAARSLGMGTMSTTFRVVLPQAFRIVIPPLTNEFVLLIKDTALLSVIGSTIDGRELTTVARDFTSSGGSAQTATSLIQAALLYLVITIPLTQLVAWQERRQRKATR from the coding sequence GTGAAGCGCTCGACCAAGCGGCGGCTCGTCGTCTGGGGCGTCAATCTCAGCGTCCTGGCGGTCGTCGTCGCGCTCCTGCTGCTGATCGACTGGCCGAACTTCCGCGCCAACTTCTGGAACCCGGGCGGCGTCTCCGGTGACCAGAGCAACTGGGGCGACCTGATCACGATCGGGGCCGTCAACACGGTCAAGTACACGGCGATCGCCTTCGCAGGCGGGCTCGCGTTCGCCGTGGTGCTCTCGCTGATGCGTCTGTCCCCGATCGCGACCCTGCGGTGGCTCGCGACGGCGTACGTCGAGTTCTTCCGCGGGCTCCCGGCACTGCTCGTGATCATCTTCATGGGCTTCGGCCTCCCGATCGCGATCGGCTGGAGCCCGCCGGGGGGCGTCGTCGGAGCCGGGCTCCTCGCCCTGATCATGGTCGCCAGCGCCTACATGGCCGAGACCCTGCGCGCAGGAATCCAGGCCGTACCCAAGGGACAGACCGAGGCGGCACGCTCGCTCGGGATGGGGACGATGAGCACGACGTTCCGGGTGGTCCTGCCGCAGGCCTTCCGGATCGTCATCCCGCCGCTGACCAACGAGTTCGTCCTGTTGATCAAGGACACCGCTCTACTCTCGGTGATCGGCTCCACGATCGACGGACGCGAGCTCACGACGGTGGCGCGCGACTTCACCTCGTCCGGCGGCTCGGCCCAGACCGCCACCAGCCTCATCCAGGCCGCGCTGCTGTACCTGGTGATCACCATCCCGCTCACCCAGCTCGTGGCCTGGCAGGAGCGCCGGCAGAGGAAGGCGACCCGATGA
- a CDS encoding ABC transporter substrate-binding protein — MNMKRLPALAVATLAALALSSCGSDDSGKTSTGANVIKEGTLTVCSDVPYPPFEDFDKSSDLGFKGFDVDIVNEIAERLDLKLSYQDSSFDALQSGQALNAGQCDLAASAMTITDDRKKNIDFSEGYYDSKQSLLVPADSDIAAIGDLDGVKVGVQQGTTGKTYTEENADGAEIVTFPSDAEMFQAIKAGQVDALLQDLPVNLDHTKDGKFKVVETYDTDEQYGLAIKKGNSQLVEDVNGALEEMHKDGTYDEIYNKYFEVE; from the coding sequence ATGAACATGAAGCGACTCCCGGCCCTGGCCGTGGCCACCCTCGCGGCACTCGCCCTGTCCTCCTGCGGCTCGGACGACAGCGGAAAGACGTCGACCGGCGCCAACGTCATCAAGGAGGGCACGCTGACGGTCTGCTCCGACGTCCCGTACCCGCCGTTCGAGGACTTCGACAAGTCCAGCGACCTCGGCTTCAAGGGCTTCGACGTCGACATCGTCAACGAGATCGCCGAGCGGCTCGATCTCAAGCTCTCCTACCAGGACAGCTCGTTCGACGCGCTGCAGAGCGGCCAGGCGCTGAACGCCGGCCAGTGCGACCTCGCGGCCTCCGCGATGACGATCACCGACGACCGCAAGAAGAACATCGACTTCTCCGAGGGCTACTACGACTCCAAGCAGTCGCTGCTCGTCCCGGCCGACAGCGACATCGCGGCCATCGGCGACCTCGACGGCGTGAAGGTCGGCGTCCAGCAGGGCACCACCGGCAAGACGTACACCGAGGAGAACGCCGACGGCGCCGAGATCGTCACCTTCCCGAGCGACGCCGAGATGTTCCAGGCGATCAAGGCCGGCCAGGTCGACGCCCTGCTCCAGGACCTGCCGGTCAACCTCGACCACACCAAGGACGGCAAGTTCAAGGTCGTCGAGACCTACGACACCGACGAGCAGTACGGCCTCGCCATCAAGAAGGGCAACAGCCAGCTCGTCGAGGACGTCAACGGTGCGCTGGAGGAGATGCACAAGGACGGCACCTACGACGAGATCTACAACAAGTACTTCGAGGTCGAGTGA
- a CDS encoding GNAT family N-acetyltransferase, producing the protein MSRYSLTTRVATREDAPVLAELWSDAVRRADRSEQSADLELVVKGAAASPEQRVVVVEYDGQLAGAVYLRVTTLSPLNLEPCVQAIHPRVFDQFRRHGVGHTLMEAATSFAEENGILHVVTAVPHSSRDANRFMARLGLAPVVMYRIAPTTLLRSRVSPQRSALGADNGRTKVLAARRSLRRARAERLATLPEV; encoded by the coding sequence ATGAGCCGCTACTCGCTGACCACGCGCGTTGCCACGCGGGAGGACGCACCGGTCCTCGCGGAGCTGTGGAGCGACGCCGTCCGGCGCGCCGACCGCTCCGAGCAGTCCGCCGACCTCGAGCTGGTCGTCAAGGGGGCGGCCGCCTCGCCGGAGCAGCGCGTCGTCGTCGTCGAGTACGACGGCCAGCTGGCCGGCGCCGTCTACCTCCGGGTCACGACGCTCTCGCCGCTCAACCTCGAGCCGTGCGTCCAGGCGATCCACCCGCGCGTCTTCGACCAGTTCCGCCGCCACGGCGTCGGCCACACGCTGATGGAGGCGGCGACCTCCTTCGCCGAGGAGAACGGCATCCTCCACGTGGTCACCGCGGTCCCGCACTCCTCGCGTGACGCCAACCGCTTCATGGCGCGGCTCGGCCTCGCACCGGTCGTGATGTACCGGATCGCGCCGACCACCCTGCTGCGCAGCCGGGTCTCCCCGCAGCGCTCCGCGCTCGGCGCCGACAACGGCCGCACCAAGGTGCTGGCCGCGCGCCGCTCGCTGCGCCGCGCCCGCGCGGAGCGCCTCGCGACGCTCCCCGAGGTCTAG
- a CDS encoding hotdog fold thioesterase, with protein MTSNAEIADFLRANMGALNERMGVELVEITPERVVATMPVEGNTQPYGLLHGGASVVLAETLGSVAAALNAPEGRFAVGTDINATHHRSATKGLVTGVATPLHLGRTMASFEIAITDEDGRRVCTSRITCALIERDPTPKG; from the coding sequence ATGACGAGCAACGCCGAGATCGCCGACTTCCTCCGCGCCAACATGGGCGCCCTCAACGAGCGGATGGGCGTCGAGCTCGTCGAGATCACTCCCGAGCGGGTCGTCGCGACGATGCCGGTCGAGGGCAACACCCAGCCCTACGGTCTCCTCCACGGCGGCGCGTCGGTCGTGCTGGCCGAGACGCTGGGGTCCGTCGCCGCCGCGCTCAACGCGCCGGAGGGCCGGTTCGCCGTCGGCACGGACATCAACGCCACCCACCACCGCTCCGCGACCAAGGGGCTGGTGACCGGCGTGGCCACGCCGCTGCACCTGGGCCGGACGATGGCGAGCTTCGAGATCGCGATCACCGACGAGGACGGCCGGCGGGTGTGCACCTCCCGGATCACCTGCGCGCTCATCGAGCGCGACCCGACCCCGAAGGGCTGA
- the polA gene encoding DNA polymerase I, whose amino-acid sequence MPETVPGSQRPRLLLLDGHSLAYRAFFALPVENFSTATGQNTNAVYGFTSMLVNVLRDEQPTHVAVAFDVSRQTFRTEEYAEYKAKRNKTPGEFSSQLPLIERMLTSFSIPFLKLEGYEADDIIATLVTQALADETSGLEVLILTGDRDSLQLVTERSTVLYPMRGVSDLARMTPAAVEEKYGVPPHRYPELAAIVGEQSDNLPGVPGVGAGFAAKWINTYDGLDNVIAQADKITGKKGDAFREHLGDVIRNRRLNALVRDLPLGVAIDDFARTDWDRTAALELLDELEIRGELRTRILDVVAPAEDVAVEAGVELEGTTLAPDAVAGWLDAAGKETVGVSVRGSWGSGTGRVTGLALALRDGRAAYVDVETMSLADDQALAAWLGDAERPKVLHNVKGQLLALAAQGWPLEGVVEDSALSAYLVAPDQRSYDLADLSLRYLHRELAQAGDEDQGMLFAEDEADDGVARSAMVQARAALDLSAELADQVEKAGGRRLLTEVEMPLVGVLAGMEQTGIAVDIEHLEGLEAHFGEEVRKEAEEAYAVIGKEINLGSPKQLQVVLFEELGMPKTKRTKTGYTTDADALQGLFKQTEHPFLLHLLRHREVIRLRQTIEGLLKTVQPDGRIHTTFHQTIAATGRLSSTDPNLQNIPVRTEEGRRIRESFVVGSGYASLMTADYSQIEMRIMAHLSEDEQLIEAFRSGRDFHAETASRVFEVAPEDVTPEMRAKIKAMNYGLAYGLSAFGLSQQLGIEPREASALMDDYFETFGGIRDYLTGIVDEARRTGFTETIMGRRRYLPDLTSDNRMRREAAERMALNAPIQGSAADLIKVAMLRTKAALDEAGLRSRMLLQVHDELVFEVAEGEAEALEALVRAEMAGAADLTVPLDVSVGTGRSWHEAAH is encoded by the coding sequence GTGCCCGAGACTGTGCCCGGTTCCCAGCGCCCGCGACTCCTCCTGCTCGACGGCCACTCGCTGGCCTACCGCGCCTTCTTCGCCCTCCCGGTCGAGAACTTCTCGACCGCCACGGGACAGAACACCAACGCCGTCTACGGGTTCACCTCGATGCTGGTCAACGTGCTGCGCGACGAGCAGCCGACCCACGTCGCGGTCGCGTTCGACGTCTCCCGGCAGACCTTCCGCACGGAGGAGTACGCCGAGTACAAGGCCAAGCGCAACAAGACGCCGGGCGAGTTCAGCAGTCAGCTGCCGCTGATCGAGCGGATGCTGACCAGCTTCTCCATCCCGTTCCTCAAGCTCGAGGGCTACGAGGCCGACGACATCATCGCGACCCTCGTGACCCAGGCGCTGGCCGACGAGACCAGCGGCCTGGAGGTGCTGATCCTCACCGGTGACCGCGACTCGCTGCAGCTGGTGACCGAGCGCTCGACCGTGCTCTACCCGATGCGCGGCGTCTCCGACCTGGCCCGGATGACGCCGGCCGCCGTCGAGGAGAAGTACGGCGTCCCGCCGCACCGCTACCCCGAGCTGGCCGCCATCGTGGGCGAGCAGAGCGACAACCTGCCCGGCGTCCCCGGGGTCGGTGCCGGCTTCGCCGCGAAGTGGATCAACACCTACGACGGGCTCGACAACGTCATCGCGCAGGCCGACAAGATCACCGGCAAGAAGGGCGACGCGTTCCGCGAGCACCTCGGCGACGTGATCCGCAACCGCCGCCTCAACGCCCTGGTGCGCGACCTGCCCCTGGGGGTGGCGATCGACGACTTCGCGCGCACCGACTGGGACCGCACGGCCGCGCTCGAGCTGCTCGACGAGCTGGAGATCCGGGGCGAGCTGCGGACCCGGATCCTCGACGTGGTCGCGCCCGCCGAGGACGTCGCCGTCGAGGCGGGCGTCGAGCTCGAGGGCACGACCCTGGCGCCCGACGCGGTCGCCGGCTGGCTCGACGCCGCTGGCAAGGAGACGGTCGGCGTCAGCGTGCGCGGCTCGTGGGGGAGCGGCACCGGCCGGGTGACCGGCCTCGCGCTGGCCCTGCGTGACGGACGGGCGGCGTACGTCGACGTCGAGACCATGAGCCTCGCCGACGACCAGGCGCTGGCTGCCTGGCTCGGCGACGCGGAGCGCCCGAAGGTGCTGCACAACGTGAAGGGGCAGCTGCTGGCGCTGGCCGCCCAGGGCTGGCCGCTGGAGGGCGTGGTCGAGGACTCCGCGCTGTCCGCCTACCTCGTCGCGCCCGACCAGCGCTCCTACGACCTGGCCGACCTCAGCCTGCGCTACCTCCACCGCGAGCTCGCCCAGGCCGGCGACGAGGACCAGGGCATGCTCTTCGCGGAGGACGAGGCCGACGACGGCGTGGCCCGCAGCGCGATGGTGCAGGCCCGTGCGGCCCTCGACCTGTCGGCCGAGCTGGCCGACCAGGTGGAGAAGGCCGGCGGCCGTCGGCTGCTGACCGAGGTGGAGATGCCGCTGGTCGGCGTGCTCGCCGGCATGGAGCAGACCGGCATCGCCGTCGACATCGAGCACCTCGAGGGCCTCGAGGCGCACTTCGGCGAGGAGGTGCGCAAGGAGGCCGAGGAGGCGTACGCCGTCATCGGCAAGGAGATCAACCTCGGCTCGCCCAAGCAGCTCCAGGTCGTGCTCTTCGAGGAGCTCGGCATGCCGAAGACCAAGCGCACCAAGACCGGCTACACGACCGACGCCGACGCGCTGCAGGGCCTGTTCAAGCAGACCGAGCACCCGTTCCTGCTCCACCTGCTGCGCCACCGCGAGGTCATCCGGCTGCGGCAGACCATCGAGGGCCTGCTCAAGACCGTCCAGCCCGACGGCCGTATCCACACGACCTTCCACCAGACGATCGCGGCCACCGGCCGCCTGTCGAGCACCGACCCCAACCTGCAGAACATCCCGGTCCGCACCGAGGAGGGTCGCCGGATCCGGGAGAGCTTCGTCGTGGGCAGCGGGTACGCGTCGCTGATGACGGCCGACTACAGCCAGATCGAGATGCGCATCATGGCGCACCTCTCGGAGGACGAGCAGCTGATCGAGGCCTTCCGGTCGGGGCGCGACTTCCACGCCGAGACCGCGTCGCGGGTCTTCGAGGTGGCGCCCGAGGACGTCACGCCCGAGATGCGGGCCAAGATCAAGGCGATGAACTACGGCCTCGCCTACGGCCTGTCCGCCTTCGGCCTCTCCCAGCAGCTCGGCATCGAGCCGCGCGAGGCCAGCGCGTTGATGGACGACTACTTCGAGACCTTCGGCGGCATCCGCGACTACCTCACGGGCATCGTCGACGAGGCCCGTCGCACCGGGTTCACCGAGACCATCATGGGTCGGCGCCGCTACCTGCCCGACCTCACCAGCGACAACCGGATGCGCCGCGAGGCGGCCGAGCGGATGGCCCTCAACGCCCCGATCCAGGGCTCGGCGGCCGACCTGATCAAGGTCGCCATGCTGCGCACCAAGGCCGCCCTCGACGAGGCCGGACTGCGCTCACGGATGCTGCTCCAGGTCCACGACGAGCTCGTGTTCGAGGTCGCCGAGGGCGAGGCCGAGGCGCTCGAGGCGCTCGTGCGCGCGGAGATGGCCGGCGCGGCCGACCTGACGGTCCCGCTCGACGTTTCCGTCGGCACCGGCCGCAGCTGGCACGAAGCCGCCCACTAG
- a CDS encoding lipopolysaccharide biosynthesis protein: MTTSVEATQSRVMRLLRSTAGIALAMAVMNIGTYAFQMVAARMLGPSQYGAVASMMALLMVLSVVQLGLQATAARRISAEPDDVAAIERTVLLTTWRAALILGLLALAAAPAVWQLLRLDGLAPAILLGLCVVPVTVMGGQAGVLQGERRWLPLSLVYLTVGVPRVLLGGGFLLVSATETSAMLGVLIASWLPVAVGTWALRHRPGDDIEHHDVAVRRDVLKETLGSAVALLAFLALSNLDVVVARSVLDEHDAGLYAGGLIVTKAVLFLPQFAVVILFPSMSTDGESREAVLKGLSLLAGLGAACTAATYVLSGLALVFIGGDDYSGVQDQLWLFAVLGGLLSVLQLLVYAGLAKRGRATKYLIAAGVVVLVVAGAMADSVLGLALTVAAVDAFVVVLLIVLQAFRHRRLAPATP, translated from the coding sequence GTGACGACTTCCGTCGAGGCCACGCAGTCGCGCGTCATGCGGCTGTTGCGCAGCACGGCCGGGATCGCCCTCGCGATGGCGGTCATGAACATCGGCACCTACGCCTTCCAGATGGTCGCCGCCCGCATGCTCGGGCCGAGCCAGTACGGCGCCGTGGCCAGCATGATGGCGCTGCTCATGGTGCTGTCGGTCGTCCAGCTCGGGTTGCAGGCCACCGCCGCACGCCGGATCTCGGCCGAGCCCGACGACGTCGCCGCGATCGAGCGCACCGTGCTGCTCACCACCTGGCGCGCCGCGCTCATCCTCGGCCTGCTGGCGCTCGCCGCCGCGCCGGCCGTGTGGCAGCTGCTGCGCCTCGACGGACTGGCTCCGGCGATCCTGCTCGGGCTCTGCGTCGTCCCCGTCACCGTGATGGGCGGCCAGGCGGGGGTGCTGCAGGGCGAGCGCCGCTGGCTGCCGCTCAGCCTCGTCTACCTGACCGTCGGCGTCCCGCGGGTCCTGCTCGGCGGCGGCTTCCTGCTCGTGTCGGCGACCGAGACCAGCGCCATGCTCGGCGTGCTGATCGCCTCCTGGCTGCCGGTCGCCGTCGGCACCTGGGCGCTGCGCCACCGGCCCGGCGACGACATCGAGCACCACGACGTCGCGGTGCGCCGCGACGTGCTCAAGGAGACGCTCGGCAGCGCGGTCGCCCTGCTCGCCTTCCTCGCCCTCTCCAACCTCGACGTCGTCGTCGCCCGCAGCGTGCTCGACGAGCACGACGCGGGCTTGTACGCCGGAGGGCTGATCGTCACGAAGGCGGTGCTCTTCCTGCCCCAGTTCGCCGTGGTGATCCTGTTCCCCTCGATGTCGACCGACGGGGAGAGCCGCGAGGCGGTGCTCAAGGGCCTGAGCCTGCTGGCCGGCCTCGGCGCGGCCTGCACCGCCGCGACGTACGTCCTGTCGGGGCTCGCACTCGTCTTCATCGGCGGCGACGACTACTCGGGCGTGCAGGACCAGCTGTGGCTCTTCGCCGTCCTCGGCGGCCTGCTGTCCGTCCTCCAGCTGCTCGTGTACGCCGGCCTCGCGAAGCGCGGCCGCGCCACGAAGTACCTCATCGCGGCGGGTGTCGTGGTGCTGGTCGTCGCCGGCGCGATGGCCGACTCCGTGCTGGGCCTCGCGCTGACCGTGGCCGCGGTCGACGCCTTCGTGGTGGTCCTGCTGATCGTGCTGCAGGCCTTCCGCCACCGCCGACTGGCCCCCGCGACGCCCTAG